One window of Polyodon spathula isolate WHYD16114869_AA unplaced genomic scaffold, ASM1765450v1 scaffolds_1220, whole genome shotgun sequence genomic DNA carries:
- the LOC121309341 gene encoding fish-egg lectin-like, whose product MRASLLFLALFVGSSLALDCQEIDGRLKQIDVSNGQVFGVNSEGLIFTRYGKNWVQLPGALKHVTVGPAGVWGVNKEDLIYKLVGGDWKQVQGLLKQIDAGGNQFVAGVNMQDNIYCLNRDPTVTTSGGEASIPWNLLPGALKYYSCGPYSCWGVNAADQIFVMKGVTPDACMGSKAWQQVPGALSMIEVSTDGRVFGVNSAGKVYRRDGVTVSNPAGTDWTDLAMCVKSKHVSYDLGVLWLISKDDNILACH is encoded by the exons CGCTGGACTGCCAAGAGATTGACGGGCGCCTCAAACAGATCGACGTCAGCAACGGGCAGGTGTTCGGCGTGAACAGCGAAGGCTTGATCTTCACTCGTTATGGAAAAAACTGGGTGCAGCTCCCAGGGGCCCTCAAACACGTGACCGTGGGGCCCGCTGGAGTCTGGGGGGTCAACAAGGAAGATCTTATCTACAAGTTGGTTGGGGGAGACTGGAAACAAGTTCAAG GTCTACTGAAGCAGATTGATGCAGGAGGCAACCAGTTTGTCGCTGGAGTCAACATGCAGGACAACATCTACTGCCTGAATCGTGATCCCACGGTGACCACGTCAGGCGGCGAGGCCTCCATTCCCTGGAACTTGCTTCCCGGGGCCCTCAAGTACTACTCATGTGGCCCTTACAGCTGCTGGGGGGTGAACGCCGCTGACCAGATCTTTGTGATGAAGGGGGTGACCCCAGACGCCTGCATGGGCAGCAAGGCGTGGCAGCAGGTCCCCGGAGCGCTGTCCATGATCGAGGTGTCCACCGATGGCAGGGTGTTCGGGGTCAACTCTGCTGGGAAAGTGTACCGCAG ggaCGGGGTTACCGTCAGTAATCCTGCTGGCACCGACTGGACCGATCTGGCCATGTGCGTTAAAAGCAAACATGTGTCGTATGACCTGGGTGTGCTCTGGTTGATCAGCAAAGACGACAATATCCTAGCCTGCCACTAA